A section of the Agarivorans litoreus genome encodes:
- the lpxK gene encoding tetraacyldisaccharide 4'-kinase: MKFWYQAKQQHWIKIVLLLPLSGLFYLVASARRLAFKLSWFNSYRPPIPVAIVGNISVGGNGKTPVVLALVEAAKQRGYKPAVVSRGYGGKAPHYPFLVSAASQSSECGDEPLLIYQRTKCLVIVDPKRSAACKAAVEQGSDLIICDDGMQHYALQRDIEIAVIDAQRGLGNGLCLPAGPLRETASRLSAVDLIVSNGEPLFNANSYLLQLRASGLRRVSDQQRVKDVTKFDAAIAGIGNPLRFFDSLATLGFDCNKQVSLDDHQLLSEEQHKELLEKRIIMTEKDAIKYRHTAGDEWYYLPVDSVLPDSFYQQFFSLLQEKIHVS; the protein is encoded by the coding sequence GTGAAGTTTTGGTATCAAGCTAAGCAGCAACATTGGATAAAAATTGTTTTATTGTTGCCGCTTAGCGGCTTATTTTACTTAGTTGCTAGCGCTCGCCGTTTAGCCTTTAAGCTATCTTGGTTTAATAGTTATCGCCCGCCGATCCCGGTTGCCATAGTGGGTAACATCAGTGTGGGAGGAAATGGCAAAACTCCCGTTGTATTAGCGCTGGTTGAAGCCGCAAAGCAGCGCGGTTATAAGCCGGCGGTTGTTAGTCGTGGCTACGGTGGCAAAGCGCCTCATTACCCTTTTCTTGTCAGCGCGGCCAGTCAGTCTTCTGAGTGTGGTGATGAGCCCTTACTTATTTATCAGCGAACAAAATGCCTAGTGATCGTAGATCCTAAACGCAGTGCAGCGTGCAAAGCTGCTGTTGAGCAGGGAAGTGATCTGATTATTTGCGATGACGGAATGCAGCACTATGCCTTGCAACGCGATATAGAAATAGCGGTCATTGATGCTCAGCGAGGTTTAGGCAATGGTTTGTGTTTACCTGCGGGTCCTTTACGTGAAACAGCCTCTAGGTTATCAGCGGTCGATTTGATTGTGAGTAATGGGGAGCCGCTGTTTAATGCCAATAGTTATTTATTGCAGTTACGAGCCAGTGGTTTGCGCCGTGTAAGCGATCAGCAACGAGTGAAGGATGTTACTAAGTTTGACGCGGCTATTGCCGGGATTGGCAATCCTCTGCGCTTTTTTGATTCACTTGCTACCTTAGGCTTTGATTGTAATAAGCAAGTCAGCTTAGATGATCACCAGCTCCTTAGTGAAGAACAGCATAAAGAGCTGCTTGAGAAACGTATAATCATGACAGAAAAGGATGCGATTAAATATCGTCATACAGCCGGTGATGAGTGGTATTATTTACCCGTGGATAGCGTGCTGCCTGATTCGTTTTATCAGCAATTCTTCTCATTGTTACAGGAAAAAATTCATGTCAGTTGA
- the msbA gene encoding lipid A export permease/ATP-binding protein MsbA — translation MIPDTATNTKANFIRLLSYVKDRKIGLIIAIIGMIGYGAVDTLFVYSIKPLIDEGLSGKNPEILTYMPIFVLGIVLLRGICGFASSYGMSWVGGHLVMKIQRQIFNHLMLMPVSFFDKNPTGTLISKITYDSNQVSTAATASLVNLVREGATIVGLLILMFYNSWQLSLIFFLIGPPVGYAISNVSRRFRKISTNLQHAVGNVTTTSEQMLNGHKEILSFGGQPKEEERFNSASNMIRRQQMKMATVSAIANPAVQFIASIGLSIVLFAASSPELVAELSPGTFTIIVTSMMMLLKPLRVITQLNNDVQRAMAACTSLFTVMDMDTETDNGTYVTNRAKGKINLENVEFKYPTKNEIVLKGINLSIEAGQTVALVGRSGSGKSTIAGLLPKFYEVQSGQVKLDDIPVQDYQLKNLREQFAQVSQTVHLFSGTIAENIGYAKENASREEIERVAEMANVTSFVEKFEDGFDTVIGEKGVMLSGGQRQRIAIARALLKDAPVLILDEATSALDTESERKIQQAIDRVCSDRTAIVIAHRLSTIENADMIVVLDEGVVVEQGSHAELMANQGDYYQLHQIQFGER, via the coding sequence ATGATTCCAGATACAGCTACAAACACAAAAGCCAATTTTATCCGTTTATTAAGCTACGTTAAAGACCGTAAAATTGGTTTGATTATCGCCATTATTGGCATGATAGGCTACGGTGCTGTAGATACACTTTTTGTATACTCTATTAAGCCGTTGATTGATGAAGGCCTGTCAGGCAAAAACCCTGAAATACTAACTTATATGCCAATCTTCGTATTAGGTATTGTATTGCTACGTGGTATCTGTGGTTTTGCTAGCAGTTATGGTATGTCTTGGGTTGGAGGTCACTTGGTGATGAAAATTCAACGGCAGATATTCAATCATTTAATGCTAATGCCTGTATCCTTTTTTGATAAAAATCCAACAGGAACACTTATTTCAAAAATCACTTATGATTCAAATCAGGTTAGCACGGCTGCTACCGCCAGTTTGGTGAACCTGGTGCGGGAAGGAGCCACCATCGTTGGTTTACTAATCCTTATGTTTTATAACAGCTGGCAACTGTCATTGATTTTCTTTTTGATAGGTCCTCCAGTGGGGTATGCCATTAGCAATGTAAGTCGTCGTTTTAGAAAAATTAGTACAAATCTGCAGCATGCTGTTGGTAATGTAACCACTACCAGCGAGCAAATGCTTAATGGCCATAAAGAAATTCTTTCATTTGGTGGGCAGCCTAAAGAAGAAGAGCGTTTTAATAGCGCTAGCAATATGATCCGTCGCCAGCAAATGAAGATGGCTACCGTAAGTGCTATTGCCAACCCAGCAGTACAATTTATCGCATCCATTGGTTTGTCGATTGTATTGTTTGCCGCATCATCACCTGAGCTGGTGGCAGAACTTAGCCCTGGTACCTTCACCATCATTGTTACTTCTATGATGATGTTACTAAAGCCATTAAGAGTAATTACCCAGTTAAATAACGATGTACAAAGAGCGATGGCTGCTTGTACTAGCTTATTTACAGTGATGGATATGGATACAGAAACTGATAACGGTACCTATGTTACCAATCGTGCTAAAGGTAAGATCAACTTAGAGAATGTTGAGTTCAAGTATCCCACCAAAAATGAGATTGTACTTAAGGGTATTAATCTAAGTATAGAGGCAGGACAAACCGTTGCCTTAGTTGGGCGCTCTGGCAGTGGTAAGTCAACTATCGCTGGGTTGTTGCCAAAGTTTTATGAAGTGCAATCTGGGCAAGTGAAGCTTGATGATATCCCTGTTCAAGATTACCAGTTAAAAAACTTACGTGAACAATTCGCACAAGTTTCGCAAACCGTTCACCTGTTTAGCGGTACCATTGCCGAAAATATTGGTTATGCCAAAGAGAATGCCAGCCGTGAAGAGATTGAGCGAGTGGCTGAAATGGCAAATGTAACCAGCTTCGTAGAAAAGTTTGAAGATGGCTTTGATACTGTAATTGGCGAGAAAGGTGTGATGCTTTCTGGCGGCCAACGTCAGCGCATTGCAATTGCGCGTGCCTTACTAAAAGATGCACCAGTTCTGATTTTAGATGAGGCTACTTCGGCGCTTGATACTGAATCTGAGCGTAAAATTCAGCAAGCAATTGACAGAGTGTGTTCTGATAGAACTGCCATTGTGATTGCGCATCGCTTATCAACCATTGAAAACGCTGACATGATTGTTGTTCTTGATGAAGGAGTAGTGGTTGAGCAGGGCAGTCATGCTGAGTTAATGGCTAATCAGGGGGACTACTACCAGCTACATCAAATTCAATTTGGTGAAAGGTAA
- a CDS encoding DNA internalization-related competence protein ComEC/Rec2 codes for MNAFLLASLLAMTSSLFWPNLLSLPILYVSLIALVASLVKRKLWAAGFIFGVCWMTSHALYYQSWIVNIQQKTANSSIIGEILAVDNNQYWQKITVELHQLDTHTSIAWWQPKITLYHSRSTTDFVPLKAGQEIAAEVKLKPAFASINPAGFNYARWLVAKSIIGRGKLISYELLENKPSYREAWLTNVVNLLQSYQYSGEMLALMSGDKRLFLQQHKQLYQQSGLGHLFVLSGLHLGIVAFWSWLLAKLLSVIFRIHHQAVPIIFSLVCCLAFCWLANWQLSMMRALLMYGCSMLFILLGNRRRVVWGLMFSALLILLIWPFSVYNNGFWLSYLAVAIVLVCLWLGPKNKLVMLVYIQLAIGLLMMPLQVLLFGLVPSSALMLNLVAVPLFSMVIVPSLLLLILFIGVDSRFTSYLMHFVDWLFSYLYSSLEWLNGSLSVGLSSSSVAIGLLLTLPLCTLLLMLYHERLHWVLLLLLLLPSSVRLSQERDSWGVYVLDVGQGLAVVVTHQGEALIYDTGPKFRSGFSYAQSVIIPLLRELRVQRVDSIVISHGDNDHAGGRKILEHNFPLAKRYYGRDERLPGAHCHGSKTWGKLELDFYLVDLGYGNNGSCVLKLNDGNTSVLLTGDIEQLTEQQLLKVGLRKVNIMLSPHHGSNSSSSTGFIRSLEPEVVIHSSGAFNRFGFPHPSVLERYAGAEQYITGRDGTIKLEIDDRSYQVYSYRYLKFSPWYQQIISW; via the coding sequence ATGAATGCCTTTTTACTAGCAAGTTTGCTAGCAATGACTTCATCGCTATTCTGGCCTAACTTACTTAGCCTACCAATCCTATATGTTAGCTTGATTGCACTTGTAGCTTCACTTGTTAAAAGAAAGCTCTGGGCTGCTGGCTTCATATTTGGCGTGTGTTGGATGACTAGCCACGCGCTTTATTATCAGTCATGGATTGTTAATATCCAACAAAAAACGGCCAACTCTAGCATAATTGGCGAGATCTTGGCAGTTGATAATAATCAATACTGGCAAAAAATTACTGTAGAACTACATCAATTAGATACCCATACCAGTATAGCGTGGTGGCAGCCAAAAATTACGCTTTATCATTCTCGTTCAACAACGGATTTTGTGCCACTTAAGGCCGGTCAGGAAATTGCTGCGGAGGTTAAGCTAAAACCCGCCTTTGCCAGTATTAATCCGGCAGGGTTTAATTATGCGAGGTGGTTGGTTGCTAAATCAATTATCGGACGCGGCAAACTGATTAGTTATGAGCTTTTGGAAAACAAACCGTCATATCGGGAAGCTTGGTTAACAAATGTAGTCAATTTATTGCAAAGTTATCAGTATTCGGGCGAGATGTTGGCGCTAATGAGCGGCGATAAAAGGCTTTTCTTGCAGCAACACAAGCAGCTATATCAACAATCTGGTTTAGGTCATTTATTTGTATTATCCGGATTGCATTTGGGAATAGTCGCGTTTTGGTCTTGGCTATTAGCGAAATTGCTGAGTGTGATATTTCGGATCCATCATCAAGCAGTGCCAATCATTTTTAGTTTAGTGTGCTGTTTGGCATTTTGTTGGCTGGCGAATTGGCAGTTATCGATGATGAGAGCGCTGTTAATGTACGGTTGTTCGATGCTATTTATCTTGCTGGGGAACCGTAGGAGAGTGGTCTGGGGGCTAATGTTTAGTGCATTACTGATCCTGCTTATTTGGCCCTTTAGCGTTTATAACAATGGTTTTTGGTTGTCTTATCTAGCGGTAGCTATAGTGCTAGTCTGCTTATGGTTAGGTCCAAAGAACAAACTGGTAATGCTTGTATATATTCAGCTGGCGATTGGTTTACTGATGATGCCGCTACAGGTGTTGTTATTTGGACTGGTACCTAGCTCCGCGTTAATGCTTAACCTAGTTGCTGTGCCGTTATTTAGTATGGTGATTGTGCCATCCTTGTTATTACTGATTTTGTTTATCGGAGTTGATAGTCGATTTACGTCTTATTTGATGCATTTTGTTGATTGGCTATTCTCGTATCTTTATAGCTCGCTTGAGTGGCTGAATGGCAGTTTGTCAGTGGGTTTAAGCTCTTCATCAGTCGCTATAGGCTTGTTATTAACTCTCCCTTTATGCACACTTTTACTTATGCTTTACCATGAACGCTTACATTGGGTTTTGTTGTTGCTGTTATTGCTACCCAGTAGTGTTCGTCTGAGCCAAGAGCGAGATAGCTGGGGTGTTTATGTGTTAGATGTTGGGCAGGGGCTTGCGGTGGTCGTTACTCACCAAGGAGAGGCGCTAATTTATGATACAGGCCCCAAGTTTCGCAGTGGTTTTAGTTATGCTCAGAGTGTGATTATTCCTCTTCTTAGAGAATTAAGAGTCCAGCGTGTTGACAGCATAGTCATCAGCCATGGGGACAATGACCATGCGGGTGGACGTAAAATACTAGAACATAACTTTCCGCTAGCCAAGCGCTATTATGGAAGGGACGAGCGTTTACCGGGAGCACATTGCCATGGCAGTAAGACTTGGGGAAAGCTAGAGTTAGATTTTTATTTGGTTGACCTTGGCTATGGGAATAATGGGTCTTGTGTGTTGAAGCTAAATGATGGCAACACGAGCGTATTGTTAACCGGTGATATTGAGCAATTGACTGAACAGCAGTTACTAAAAGTGGGCTTACGAAAAGTAAATATAATGCTAAGTCCACATCATGGTAGTAATAGCTCATCATCAACGGGTTTTATCCGCTCACTAGAACCAGAGGTGGTGATCCATAGTAGTGGCGCATTTAATCGATTTGGTTTCCCGCATCCATCGGTGCTTGAGCGCTATGCAGGGGCAGAGCAGTATATAACTGGACGAGATGGGACGATAAAACTTGAAATTGATGACCGTTCATACCAAGTTTATTCATATAGATATTTGAAGTTTAGTCCGTGGTACCAACAAATCATCAGTTGGTGA
- a CDS encoding DUF2062 domain-containing protein has translation MPKKTIQRFIPKTEDLKANKHLKFFGDWLHNPNLWHLNRRSAAGAFAIGLFVAFIPLPSQMIIAAAFAIMFKVNLPLSVALVWISNPFTIPAIFYFCYLVGTGILGQPVADYHIELTWQGLEHLIATIGPAFLLGSLVCGIVFSVCGYFAINALWRYSVRRRYRKRR, from the coding sequence ATGCCAAAAAAAACGATACAACGATTTATTCCTAAAACTGAAGATCTAAAAGCAAACAAGCATCTAAAATTTTTTGGTGATTGGCTACATAATCCAAATTTATGGCACCTTAATCGGCGCTCAGCAGCGGGTGCGTTTGCCATAGGTTTATTTGTGGCTTTTATTCCGCTGCCATCGCAAATGATAATTGCGGCAGCTTTTGCCATTATGTTTAAGGTAAATCTCCCTTTATCCGTCGCTTTAGTTTGGATTTCTAACCCCTTTACTATTCCAGCAATTTTCTATTTTTGCTATTTAGTAGGAACCGGTATCTTGGGTCAACCTGTAGCCGATTACCATATAGAGCTGACCTGGCAAGGCCTAGAACATCTCATTGCCACTATTGGCCCTGCGTTTTTATTAGGCAGCTTAGTCTGTGGTATTGTTTTTTCGGTGTGTGGGTATTTTGCTATTAACGCATTGTGGCGTTATTCAGTTAGGCGTCGCTACCGTAAACGCCGCTAG
- the lolE gene encoding lipoprotein-releasing ABC transporter permease subunit LolE — protein sequence MRLPLSFFIGLRYHRAKHSNGFISFISASSTLGIVLGVAVLIIGLSVMNGFERELRERFLAIVSHGELEAVNPPLSAHLQLLTTAMDHTKVLGTAPYVSFSALVQKGKQMKALSLKGIDPNLEKNVTNLHQYVGDSAWQALASNQPQIVLGSGIAKLLDVTEGEQVTLLLPKANQQNRLSSPQRVRVKVVGLMKAGGQLDNQLAFINLAFAQQLMTWQDGVSGISLKVADPLQADQVVRSVAKTFPQLVYIKSWIRQHGYLYQDIQLVRTIMYAIMLLIVAVASFNIVSTLILAVSEKRGDIAILKTMGASDQTLLKSFIVYGSYNGVLGCAWGALLGVLGSLSLPKLVALIEALIGHSLLSADIYFINFLPVELIWTDVIAVVVAALVLSMLATIWPAWQATRVKPAQELG from the coding sequence ATGCGTTTGCCTTTGTCATTTTTTATTGGCTTGCGTTATCACCGAGCCAAACATAGTAATGGATTTATCTCGTTTATCTCAGCCTCTTCTACTTTAGGCATTGTGTTGGGTGTAGCAGTTTTGATCATTGGCCTTTCGGTCATGAATGGCTTTGAGCGAGAGTTGCGCGAGCGCTTTTTAGCGATTGTAAGCCATGGCGAACTAGAGGCGGTAAACCCTCCCTTGAGTGCTCATCTGCAGCTGTTAACTACTGCCATGGACCATACCAAGGTACTGGGCACAGCTCCGTATGTTAGCTTTAGCGCACTGGTGCAAAAAGGCAAACAGATGAAAGCCTTGTCGCTAAAGGGCATCGATCCAAACTTAGAGAAGAATGTAACTAACCTTCATCAATATGTTGGGGATAGCGCTTGGCAAGCCTTGGCAAGTAATCAGCCGCAAATTGTTTTGGGTTCGGGTATCGCCAAACTGCTTGATGTAACTGAAGGCGAGCAGGTTACTTTGTTGTTGCCTAAAGCTAATCAACAAAACCGTTTAAGTTCACCACAGCGGGTTCGGGTTAAGGTTGTGGGCTTGATGAAGGCTGGGGGACAACTGGATAATCAACTGGCCTTTATTAATTTGGCATTTGCCCAGCAACTGATGACCTGGCAAGACGGCGTTTCTGGAATTAGCTTGAAGGTAGCAGATCCCTTACAAGCAGACCAAGTGGTGCGTTCCGTAGCGAAAACCTTTCCACAACTGGTTTATATTAAAAGTTGGATCCGCCAACATGGCTATCTCTACCAAGACATTCAGTTAGTTCGCACCATTATGTACGCGATAATGTTATTGATAGTGGCAGTAGCTAGTTTCAATATCGTATCCACTTTGATTTTGGCGGTAAGCGAAAAGCGTGGTGATATTGCTATTTTAAAAACCATGGGTGCGAGTGACCAAACCTTATTGAAGAGCTTTATCGTATACGGCTCATATAACGGGGTGTTAGGTTGTGCGTGGGGGGCATTGTTAGGCGTGTTAGGTAGTTTGAGTTTGCCCAAATTAGTTGCGTTGATTGAAGCTCTAATAGGGCATAGTTTGCTTTCTGCTGATATTTACTTTATCAACTTCCTTCCCGTTGAGCTTATTTGGACAGATGTTATAGCCGTCGTTGTGGCAGCGCTGGTACTAAGTATGTTAGCGACTATATGGCCAGCTTGGCAGGCTACCCGAGTTAAACCAGCTCAAGAATTAGGTTAA
- the lolD gene encoding lipoprotein-releasing ABC transporter ATP-binding protein LolD, with the protein MNEINAQPVLVAKEIYKTYQDGNQSTEVLHGVDFEVNAGEAVAIVGSSGSGKSTLLHILGGLDEANKGTVSIDGKAIDGLSSKQLAGLRNQKLGFIYQFHHLLGEFSAIENVAMPLLIAGMAKKTAMQKAQALLERVGLGHRLKHRPSELSGGERQRTAIARALVNEPSLVLADEPTGNLDSQSTESIYQLILELNRDLNTAFVVVTHDLALAAKFTRQAYMQDGNFVSKGE; encoded by the coding sequence ATGAATGAGATTAATGCTCAGCCCGTATTAGTGGCGAAAGAAATATATAAAACTTACCAAGACGGCAATCAATCTACTGAAGTGCTTCATGGCGTTGATTTTGAAGTGAATGCTGGTGAAGCAGTGGCCATTGTAGGTAGCTCGGGCTCTGGTAAAAGTACCTTATTGCATATTCTTGGTGGACTAGATGAAGCAAACAAGGGCACGGTAAGTATCGATGGAAAAGCTATCGACGGTTTAAGTAGCAAGCAATTAGCTGGCTTACGTAACCAAAAACTTGGTTTTATCTATCAATTTCACCACTTGTTAGGTGAGTTCTCGGCCATCGAGAATGTTGCAATGCCCCTGTTAATAGCGGGAATGGCAAAAAAGACTGCTATGCAAAAAGCGCAAGCTTTATTGGAGAGAGTTGGTTTAGGCCATCGCTTAAAGCACCGACCATCCGAGTTATCGGGAGGCGAACGCCAGCGCACGGCTATCGCTCGCGCCTTGGTTAATGAGCCAAGCTTGGTGCTAGCCGATGAGCCCACCGGAAATTTAGATAGCCAAAGCACAGAATCTATTTATCAACTTATTTTGGAACTAAACCGAGATTTAAATACAGCGTTTGTTGTGGTTACTCATGATTTAGCTTTAGCTGCTAAGTTTACCCGCCAAGCATATATGCAAGATGGAAACTTTGTGAGCAAGGGCGAATAG
- a CDS encoding lipoprotein-releasing ABC transporter permease subunit, translated as MKLIGFIAWRFSRGAKQQRFASFVSWFSTLGITLGVAALITVISVMNGFENQLKQRILNLVPHLTIANQQTLPNNLSSLATAPLVLSEVVLQSSSNLHAAMMQGIDIEQQQDAALLREKMLIGDLDSLQVGSYNVVIGIGTANALGVRLGDTIRLLATDRLVYTPLGEMPSQRNFVVSGIFEFAAEVDKQFILLNIEDSARLLRSPLSAVSQQRVFLDDPFQIENIAASLNQHNVEFQDWRRFYGELFAAVKMEKNMMGMLFCLIIAVAAFNILSSLVMMVGEKRSDVAILQTLGLSRDKVVMVFVMQGAWSGCIGAAVGALSGWWLSSNINSVMSAIGLNFAANFGGAGLPVLQRSEQIIFITLAAMLLSIVATIYPAWRASKIHPAEALRYE; from the coding sequence ATGAAATTAATTGGCTTTATAGCATGGCGGTTCTCGCGAGGAGCCAAACAGCAACGTTTTGCATCGTTTGTGAGTTGGTTTTCTACTTTAGGCATTACATTAGGGGTAGCTGCGCTTATTACGGTTATTTCGGTAATGAATGGTTTTGAAAACCAGTTAAAGCAACGCATCCTCAATTTAGTCCCTCATCTTACTATTGCTAACCAGCAAACCTTGCCTAATAACTTGTCCTCGTTAGCTACCGCACCATTGGTGCTGAGTGAAGTGGTACTACAAAGTAGTAGTAACTTACATGCCGCGATGATGCAGGGTATCGATATCGAGCAACAACAAGATGCAGCTTTGCTGCGTGAAAAAATGCTGATTGGTGATCTAGATAGCTTGCAAGTAGGCAGTTACAACGTAGTAATAGGCATTGGTACGGCTAACGCTCTGGGCGTGCGCTTAGGTGACACAATTAGGCTGCTGGCTACCGACAGATTGGTATATACCCCATTAGGAGAAATGCCTTCACAGCGCAATTTTGTTGTTTCAGGAATATTTGAGTTTGCCGCAGAAGTCGACAAACAATTTATTTTACTCAATATAGAAGATAGCGCGCGCCTATTGCGCTCTCCGCTTTCCGCTGTGAGCCAACAGCGAGTGTTTCTTGATGATCCGTTCCAAATAGAAAACATTGCCGCTAGCCTCAATCAGCACAATGTTGAGTTTCAAGATTGGCGGCGCTTTTACGGCGAGTTATTTGCCGCAGTTAAAATGGAAAAAAACATGATGGGCATGCTGTTTTGCCTAATTATTGCGGTGGCTGCGTTTAACATACTGTCGAGTTTGGTGATGATGGTAGGGGAAAAGCGCAGCGATGTGGCCATATTGCAAACCCTAGGTTTATCGCGCGATAAGGTAGTAATGGTGTTTGTTATGCAAGGTGCCTGGAGCGGATGCATTGGCGCTGCCGTTGGAGCCTTAAGTGGCTGGTGGTTAAGTTCCAATATTAATAGTGTTATGTCTGCTATTGGCCTTAACTTTGCGGCCAACTTTGGTGGTGCAGGGTTACCTGTATTGCAACGCAGTGAGCAAATTATCTTTATCACCCTTGCAGCCATGTTGTTAAGCATTGTCGCGACGATTTATCCCGCTTGGCGCGCCAGCAAAATCCATCCTGCAGAGGCACTTCGTTATGAATGA